GCAAGAGGCAGCAGGGTAAGCGGCAATAAGAGTACTGCCCCTAGCCAGTTATTGTATTTGACTTTGACCTTATTTCTACATGTCTTCCTGTCTTAATGCTATTAATCACCACATTTTGGTGGGctgatgtttttgtttctcttttattactcTTTCTTCTTTGGAGATGGCTTAATTTATCACATCTTGGGATGGTTGGCCATTTACCTATTGATTTTAGTTTCTCCCCATGTATACCTGTGTATAGAACTAGTGGCTACTATATAcactgaaataaatacatttgattcataacataaatattcaaaaactGTTTCAAGAAAACTATAatcaaattaataataacaattttgatttttgttctacaatgttctcttccttctttccttccttccttccttcctttcttccttccttccttccttccttcctttttttttttcaagacaggctttctctgtagctttggaacctatcctagATCTCACTCtaaaaaccaggctggccttgaactcacagagatctgcctgcttctgcctcccaagtgctgggattgaaggatcTGGCTCACATTGTGCTCTTGGTgactataatttattttgtacatatttaCTATAATTCTGCGTTGGATATTTTGTCTCAAGCAGCCCCTTATCTGAGAGACTTAATATTCTATACAGCAAAGCTATGAATAtttcaaaacttattttattGGCTGACCTATTTGTGCTTTATAGTATCCTCATTGTTCCTTACAGAACTAGACtattttctgttatttccttttgtcatttaaaactctttgtagatggagactgtgcTTTGTTTCCCTGCTGCGAGGACCcgaataatctcacagaaactatattaattacagcactgtttgccAATAACTTAGaaatattcctagctagctcttacatctgaaattaacccattcctattaatctatgtattaccatggGGCTGTCATCTACAGGTtaggttctggtgtctgtctcctttagcagctacatggtgtctccttgactctacctactctctctcgctttatctctgtttggatttcctgcctagttttactctgctaagccattggcagaaacagttttattcattatccaataaaagcaacacatatgcatacagaagAATATCCCATATCAACTTCTCTCAAAAATTTTGACTCAATAAGTCTATAACTAATAAATTCTTAACTGTTCTTCTGGTCAAAGACACCTTTATTTCAAGTTTTGAAGACTATTTTTACTGGAGTGAAATTTCGAACTGACATTGTCTTATAGtaggatattttgttttgttttgttttctcttatcaTTCAAAAAAATGTTGGGtcattattttgtgacttctgggatttttgtttgtttttgctttttttcctcctgcAGAGAATCCttggaaggaaataaatgaaaaagaaggaagcCTGTATAGTATGCAATACATATGGCACACTTTTACTAAAAACGTCTGGAAAACTATATGAAATTAACCTTAGTGAATTATTTATTCACCCACTCTCATCTGTATTAGCTAATCCTGTTGTGATcaaatatctgacaagaagcaATTTAATGGAGGGTTGATTTTGGCTAGGATTTGCAGGTACCTTCTTCAATGACACACCCAagggtgtgtctcctaggtgattctaaatccagtgaCGTTGACAATGAAGATTTATCAACCCAATACTGAAAAGTGTCGTTGTCACTTTCAAGCTGTGCCAGCCCACCCCGGCACACCCACTCCTACTTTTCCTATGACGAACAGCCATAGCAGCTTCAACACTGTTCGAAAGTCAAGTCCACCAGAGACACGATAATCTCTTAACTGTTTGtccttggaaaataaaaaagccaCAAATTTCTAATATACAATGACGGACTATACAGTCCTGTTCCAAAAGGGAGAAACTGGAATAACAAGTGAAGACTGGGCCAAAGAAACACTAAAATAAGCAGGGCAAACCCCAATCACTACAGCTCTATGTCCCATCTTCTAGAGATTATTTGTGCTTACTTAcctagcttttatttatttgtgtgtgtgtgtgtgtgtgtgtgtgtgtaccacaacGTGTATATGAGGGTCagagacaacttgtaggagttgctcctctccttcctaatatgtgggttccagggatctaactcaagttcatcaggcttggtggagaACCCTTGTATTCATTATGTCCTCTTGTCTCCCACTCTGAGACTCCTTATGTTGTCATATGAGATGCCAGACACAATCCAGATTTAGAGTGTCTTCCCTCCTTGGTAGAAATGCCTACAAAAAAACATtctcagaggtgtgtctcctgggtgattccaaatccagtcaagctgTCAATAAAGATCACAGTTAAGAGGTTGGGTATGTATCTGCCAACCTGAGCAGTAGTCTTGCCTGTAGGCACTCTTACTCCAGACTCAGAAGCAGAGGTGGAGGTACTTACAGTAGACGTGAGAGAATGTGCTTAGGCCTAAGTTACCTGCCCTCTGATGGCACTTTCATCCCCAGTTATGCTGGCACATTAGATCCTGATGTTACTGAGAGGAGAATTCTAGGCTCACTTCCTCTTGCATCTCCCAGCATTATAATTCAGATGTAAGGGTTAGAAAATCAATTCATCTTATAAaccacaatgaaaatgaaatttcagaCAATACAATATGAAGACTTCTGGTTGGCCCTTTTTTTACTCCCTCCCAAGCTCAAATCCACTCACATAACAACACAGTTTGATGTCTTTACTGCCAAAGATGTCAAATTCACTAGAGTATTTAaaagtgagttttattttttatttgtgtgtgtgtgtgtgtgtgtgtgtgtgtgtgtgtgcaaacacacgtGCCTGTAGATGCCTGTGGAATCCAGAAGGTGTTGGATacactggagttataggcagttgcgacttgctgggaactgaatttagttcctctgtaagaacaagaagtactcttaaccactaagctacctctccagccctgctagctggaattaaaaatattaattttcaattaaaatgtctACAACTATCCTTTATCTAATGGGTTTTATATCGTTTTCAGCCAACAATGATAAGGCGTCCACCAACAGTTGTTTGTTACATATGTGGTCGTGAATATGGGACCAAATCTATTAGCATCCATGAGCCACAGTGTCTGAAAAAATGGCATACTGAGAACAATTTGTTGTCTAAAGAACTAAGGAGACAAGAACCGAAAAAACCAGAGGTTAGAGCCATTTCTGGTAagttcttacaaaaaaaaatcagaaaattaacCATATTTTCTTACTAGTTCTATCATCTGAAATCAGCAGCACTTACTGTCCTAAACGAAGTGGATTGGGTTTTTAAGAGACAGTCTGGAATCTCCGTCCAGTCTTGTTTTCAGAGGCTGAGACATAAAGACAGTATGTCCTGGCAACACCTTGGGAGAGGGACCCATGGGAATTTACCATGTTTTCCTAgagttatttttacatattatcacacataatatttttaaaatcatgactcTTAAAGATGCTTGGAACTCTTCACAGCCTTGTTTTCGTTTATAAATGTGTCTTGATTTCCTCATGGCGCAGGAGTCCACAACTCAACTACTCACAGGGTCTGCTAGTCAGGTTACAAGGCTGCAGAAAAGTGTTTCCTTTACGAACAAAAATGAAAGTCGCCCTCACCCAGCCGCTGCTGTCATTAAGAAATTCAGCCcaagatatttgtgttttccaatacATGCAAATGAAACTAGAAATCTAGACATCTGGATGGAATGTCCAGATTTTTTTCAACcaataatttatacatttataaagtGCTGTGTAACCCAAGTGAACATGGAGCTGTTCTGTCTCATAGGAAGGTCACAGAGTGCTGTGTTTCCAAAGTATGAACAGAGTATGAACaatgtatgaaagaaaaaatttatattatataaattatatattattacatataataatatatattacatactattttactattttatatgtaatttaaat
This sequence is a window from Microtus ochrogaster isolate Prairie Vole_2 chromosome 18, MicOch1.0, whole genome shotgun sequence. Protein-coding genes within it:
- the LOC101982397 gene encoding zinc finger protein 474 isoform X2, whose translation is MNNNKPTMIRRPPTVVCYICGREYGTKSISIHEPQCLKKWHTENNLLSKELRRQEPKKPEVRAISAKGFYDLDALNEAAWTSAQSQLVPCNVCGRTFLPDRLIVHQRSCKPKAAK